The DNA region CCTCATCTAATGCTAAATAAATAGTCTATCTACAGATTTAATCAATGGCAGTATGGCAATGTATTTAACTCCACCAAGTAAGAAAATTCTTTGTAATTATGTTATGAATTACAGAACTGTTATGATGGCAAACTTAATGTTCGATTGAACACCTTAGGCTAATTCTTCAGTATAACTTTATCTAATACAAAAAGATAACTAAGATCAAGCAAAATTTGATCTTATACGCATGcatgatagaaataaaaagggTAGCTACAGACCAAGCCAGATATacaacaaaaatttaaaatgatggGATTGAAAGGACAAAAGTAAATGCAAAAACCAAAACAATAAACTCATTTCTGTTGTGGTTTTTGGCAGACTCGAGCTGTCTCTGCGGCGTATTCCACGGGGTTGCAATGAAGTGGCTGACTTTATGGCCAAGCATATTGCTAGATCAGATAGGTAGTTGTTTAGGCTTCTTCTTGTGCCTTGTTTTtagttttgtttgtttttcgATGAAGTAGAAAAACACTATATTAAAGAGCTAAAATTTAATCAAAcctacaaatatatatattaattaattattgaatCTGAAATCACTTCTAATTTGCAGATGCTATCAATTACTAGTTTTCCAAATAAATATAATTGATAGTTCTGAAACAAATCAATTTAATTATTCTCACAAGAACAATATTCCACTgttgaattcaaaaaaaaaaaaacaatattccACTGTGAAAAATGTAATAAAATGGATCGTCGCTTAGGTCGATTTTCATTCATAAAATCCAtagtatatttatatattccCAATTAATAAGAAAGACCATAAAATTCCAAGCAAGTTCGTTTGAAATGGACtggaaaaaaatcatttaacattgttttttttactaaccGTCCCATGAATTAGCAGCATTACCGGCAttcaatacaaaataaaaaataatttaattctaTGAAATAAGAAtgtaaataaaatttgaataagCAGCTCCAAGCACCCGATCACATTCTAAATAAGAGTTTATCAATCTTCATGTCACGATCATTTAAATAGAAGAagatattatttatataatcaAAGAAAGAAGATTAAGTGAAGAAAATACTCGAGAGAATGTACACCTGATTATTTTAGATATGAGAAAAGGAAATGTTATCAAATATAAATAActcattttattatttaaataggGAAATTACTACATATATTATATAACACCCTTCAATAATCTCAAAACGGCTTAAGGCTTCCCCACGTGAACTCCTTTTCCCAGTAATTTTTGTActgaatataaaaatatattccaTCTGGCCTAATACTTCGCCAACATCTCTCACTACATCTATTTAGTTCCTTTTTGGCTTTGAAAACGTCAAAACTCTGGTCCACTATATGCCCTCTAAAGTTATAATTAATATGGCACCAAAACAGAGTAGTCAGCCAAATATTGTCATTGAATGACCATTCGATGAACTGTCCATTGGCAAGCACATGTAGGCCAAGATCATCATTCTTTGAATGACAATGGATAGAGAGACTAGAACCCATACCCAAATCATTTTCAACACGCACAGTGTTATGCAAGGGAGAAAAACCTTGTATGGGTACTATGAACATGCTTGTTACACTGATCGCCAACACAAAAAGTATTGTAACTAACACCTTCAACATGTTTATGAGATATTGATAAACCCACTCTTGAACTTTCAATTCCCCTCTAAAAATCACAATCTATATATAGAGTTAATTGGATAAGGCCAGGAAAGGATAAGAAAATAATAGACTTTTATCAAATTTTATGTTTAAGGTGGACATGATAATGATAAGATAagacataaatattaaaaaaaaaatattgaataaaaaTCACATAATATTGGGTTTGGCTCATAAGGATTAGAGTTttgttgtactttttttttcgttcactatattttttttcctattgaGTATtttctagtaaggttttaatgaggcacaatCTATATTTGGTCTGTCAAGGGGGAAGGAATTATGGGGTGGTTTGTGTGGCTGTATCTTACCTAATGAGGGGTTGTCCTCATGCTTTTCTCATTCAATAATATccttttgctttcgaaaaaaaatcagataatattttttgaaatttaattttcttaattatttgtttataaagtaacattatattaatataaattattctATATTCACTattactaaataaataaatatttataattagtGATTAATTTATTTTGCAACAgtgaataattattttatttattattattattaaaatagaaataaagaaaataatgtTAACTGTAGTAGTAGGTGATCgaaattaaaaattttattttatatattagtaaacTAACCATTTTCACCATCTATAAATtagtatattttttaattaaatttatgagtAACTAAATAAATAGTTCTATCTTAGAAATAACAAATAGTAGttgttaaataataaattagtatattacttaatatttttatattaattaacattactataaattgtataaaatataactattaaaataaataatttgggTTTAGTATACTAAAAAAGAATGACAGACTATCATTCTACTAGGAGGAGAGGATAATGTTAAACGGGATATGATAAAAGGAAAAATTGTGTTATCCTCTCCTTCTGGCGCAACAAATAGCGGATTATAATAGGATGTGATTACATTATAGTATCATGTCTCCTTATCTTGACACCAAACatgaaaaatatgtttttaaatgagagtataaaaattaattatgaccATTAGTTCATACCGTAAATGGTTAATattaaaacatgaagtcatGTGACCATTAATTTTTAAATCTTGATCATTCATGATCAAATTTAACGGTCGTTATTTATTCATATATTCTCATATAAAAATATGTCTTTCATAAAATACATCTcctatatataaattttaatctatatatatatatattaaaattttataatttaataataatattaataagtaattaaagacatcatataTTATTAATTAGATTAACTATTAGCTGTTAAACTTTAAATGTGTATATAGGTATTTCCtttatgtaaccaaaaaaatgtaacaaaaaatatGTGTATAGCTATAATAGTTAGTTATAGGGTTATTTATGCTCGGGGTTCCTGAACTATAGTTAGGAATCGGTATACGTCCCTTAACATAGTTTTCTTTGGTTTTCATCCTTAACTTAATTAACCAGTTGGGTTCCATCCCTTTACCGGTTGGGGTGCTTACATGGCATTTGTAAGTGCTGatatatcaaaaaaattaattataaaaaaataaaatttaacaaCCTAGAATGTTATTTAGCTTCATCttattcctcttcctcttcagaATGACCAAACCCagcaccaccatcaccaacatACCATCGTCGTCGCATGTTCAGCCACCACCATTGTAACAGAAGCGCCACAACAGCCAGATTTGGAAAGACGGTGGCTTCGCGATTCAGATCTGGAAGAGGAATGCAATAATAACTTCATGGTGTACACTCACGTGGCGTTGTGCGAGAGTAGAGGTTGTACCCGCCGGTGCCGGTGGACAAAAAGGAGGCGGCTCACAACGACGTTTTGCCGGATGAGACTTTTATGAAGAAATGGTGGAGGGTGGCATATCACATGAGGATTGGATTTGTCACCTCACCCATTAGAATTGCCACCCCACTTAAAGGTGGGAAAATACTTAAATGTCTCGTCCATCCGTATTTTACTCCGGAAGATTAAGTTCTGGTGCGCTTCGGTAGATAAACTTCCGAAGTCCTTTAAAAATGAGGATGCCAAATTTAAGTGCGTAGTAAATAAACCAACTGATACGATCCGGAAGTTTAACTTCTAGAGCACTCCAGAATTTAATCTTTCGGAGTAAAACACTGAGGGACATTTAAGTATTTGGGTGGGGTGGCATTCCTAATGGGTGAGGTGGTAAATCTAATTCTCATATCACATGTACGCGATGGGGAGGTCTGAGAAGATTTAGGGCTCCGATTGGGGTGAGTTTCGACTCGAGAGGTGGTTGAATCAGGTTGAGGATGAGAAGTGGGTTTTTGTGGGGTGGATCTGTTTAGCTACCTGGTGTTTCAGGCGGGGCCAAGGTGTGTTTAGGGAAGGAAATGACGTTCTTGCGGATGACTGTTATTGATGAAGAGGTTGGTTCTGCTTGGTGCTGTAATGGGTTGGCTCTGTATAGTGCTGTAATGGGGTGAGGATATTGAAGTTTTGTGGTGTCTAATTTTGGGTGATGTTAAAGCTAGATACTGTGAGATTGGTGGGGGGGTTCTGTCCCTTGCACTTCCCTGATTTACTTTTTGCGTCTTGCTGTGATTTTCTGGGTGTTGTTGCTCAAGCATATAGCCTTGTGTGATGCTGGTTATGTTTCTGCTTTGGCTTATGCGCCTCTTGTTTTGCTTTGTTCCCTTGTATTTctattctttctcttttcttttggacTTGGATGTTCATTTTCTTGGCCCTCCTCCTGCTCTATTTGTGTCTGGGCTTAAGAAGGAGGTTtggttttctgggttttttttttttttggggtttCTGGTTTGATTTTCTAAAAAAAGAAAGTGAAATGATGAAGATAAttggtgatgaagatgataggTTAGgatgaaattttaatttttttggttttagTCTCTCTTGTATATTccatgtgaaataaaaaaaaaaacccgacATTTCGGTACTTACATGTGTCATGTAAGCACACCAACCGGTAAAGGGATGAAATTCAACCAGTTCATTAAGTCAAAGGATGGAAACCAACgaaaatattatttagaaaTGAACACCGATTCCTGACTATAGTTCAAGGACCCCGAACATAAGTAACCCTTAATTGTACTTTATATTATTAGTTATATTaactattaaatttttttagagAACAAAACAgacatttattaaaaataagaaaaaaagaaaggagATGAGGACAACCCCTCAATCCACATGATAGGTAGATACgcctataaaaaaatgataGGTAGATACAAAACTTACATAACATCTCTAAAAGTCCAAATAGGGGAAGAGGATTCACATCCCTTTTCGAGAGATAATCAGCAAGACCATTCCTCTCAGTCACGGATCTAAGCAGAACACCATGAGGGCATGTGCCCTGccttaattttgaaaaaaatcattagaaaaaaaaattgagtagtaaaagtatgtggtttttatgGTTCTTTTAGTAAAAAAATGTCATCACTTGTGTTCCACAGTGCTAAGGGCCTGTTTGGATTGGCGTTTGGCGTTGCATTGAGATGGACGTGATTTACCCTCACTTGTATTCAACATTGCTAAATGTcatcacttgagtagtaaaaatatATGGTTTTTTATAACTTCTTTAGTAAAAAATGTCTTCACTTGTGTCCTTTTTTTCGTAAAAAATGCACtcacttctaatagtatatattaaaaaaaattacgaatttatatgtatatacgccctcacaacatcaaatttctggatccgtcactgattCCTACTCCTGAAAAATGCCTAACTTCAACACAATTTAATTCTAGAGTAACAAATTCATATGATTAAGAGTATTCAACAATTTTCAAGGCCGATTATCTTTCTTGCAAACCCACCCAATGACAATAGATGAATCACTCTCTAAAATGATATTTCTAATTAGGAATTAGTGACAAAATAATAGGCCATGATACATTGCAATTACCTCTGCTTCAATGGTAACAAAAATATCATTCATTGCACTACAACTTGCAGGTTTAACTCTATATATTTCTGAATTCTGAGATTGTTTTATTTGCAGGGCCTCTCAATTGGCCTTCTTAGTAGCTCTTTCCTAATCAATCAGCTTTTGGTGGAAAGACTTTGAAGAATACCACCAACTACGTATCTGTAGGAATTTGTAACTGTGATGAAGAGTATGTGAAGTTGTGTATATTTTGAGAGATCTAGTTGGACAGGAGATAATGGCAATGGTAGATGTGGTCATGTGGCTAAACTAGAGCATATTGTTGGTTTCACGTTTACATATATGATACTAGGATAGTAGCTCGTTTCCGTGCTATGCACGGACGAGCGATTCTAcgatttaacataattaattttattatttattaagatgaacaaattaatttacatacaaaaaatttgtaatattttgaattatataaaatcaacaaaatttatTATCAAGTTTGCTAATATATAGGTGACAAAACCGATTATTAACTTTAATAGATATAAAATAGATGTATTTTGCATTGGTTcacttttttaatataattataatacAAGAATGTTAGAATATTTGTTGGAAATGCCAAATGATAAATTGACAAGTTAAGAGATATTTTAATGTAGAACCAAACATAACTAAACTATTTATAATTAGTAACACAAATAACATGATAATTCTTTTATCAATCATCCTATTGATGTTACCTTCAACCATATAACTCTTCAATAATAACAAAGTATATAATAGAATTATCACATCCATTTATCAACTGGTTACAACAAACTCATTTAATTTCCATCTAAAAAGTACAGACATAGAGTAATCGTATAACTGCTCTCAACATTAAACAACATGCAGTCACAAAAAATTCAAGGCCAACCTTAGATAGTTTTACCATTCAATACATTCAAGTATACATGTAACCACACAAAGTACCAAAATTCAAGAAAGGTCTAAATAAGATAATCAAAAGAGATTGATCAAATTTACAACTCCTTCAAGATAGATTACCGGGCGAACACATGGACCCTGAATCTATTTGGCTATGACATTTTCCATAACTGCATCCTCTGAACTGCAACAGTATCACCAAGCCTCCTAAATTCAGCCAATGGAAGTCAAAACACTTGCAACATTTCTCACACTTTAAGCCAGAATTGGCATATCTTTCACCTCTTCCCTCACCAATAGATTACCATGGAATTTTCCAACTGGTCTAAGAGGTCTAAGATCCATTTGGAAAGAGAACACTTATTTCAGGAGGCAAGTGTACAAAATATTCTTGCTAGATACGATATGATTGGGGAGAATCTGCGTATTTGAATTTCGCAACATAAGTAAGGCAAAtggagattaatttctatgcactgtcagtgtaaataagttttgcATAGTAATTCAATCTTATGATTAATTCAATCGTATCCATCCATTTTGCTAGTCTATGATTAAtgttgaatttaataatatttaaaataggaaatggaaggttgtgattgaatgaccgTGTAAAACTTTTAACCCTCTTAGTGCATAGAACTTAATCTCAATAAATTAATACTAACAGTGTAATAGAAAAAAGAACACAAAATAATCCAAAGGTTCATTCCCAATCAACAATGATATAAAGCAGGGACAAATTTACATTCATGTAGAGGGGGCATCTGCCCCCACAAAATTTCTAAATAAGACACCAATAATATGTTGTTGTATTACAACTATAGGGATATTTTGCCCCCACAAAGTGCTGATTGTTCCCATACTTCAGTAGATTATGGTTGTTCTAATTtattatccttttttttttaagtttcgCTGTGCAATATCTATGTTGAATTTATGCAAAGAACTTCAATATGTAATACCACCACTTATAACTTCTGGAATTTGATAATAGACACCATTAATCATTCTTGAGCAAGAACTGCAaccaaagagaagaagaaagagtcaATAAGAAAATGTAAAGTTAAACTAAAATTAACAAATTGGGAGATGAGAAATGGGGGAACAACATCACTTTCATTCATACTTTGTATTCAAAAGAACTATTTCATATATAAGAGAATGAATAAATTCCTTTATCCATAAAGGCACATCATTAAAGCAATCAAGAAAATTGGCAGCCCTTGAGGAAGACTTCTCCAATCTCGACCCAAGGAGCATAGAAACAGagccaaaaaacaaaaattgataaaaaaaaaagtgaaaggaTAAAAGTAACATTAGATATATAAAAGAATGGACATAGTTGGAGATAGCTGAATTGTGTCCACCAAACCCAAATGAATTTGAGAAAGCTGCAGAAAGTACACTAAAAATCAGAAACATTGGTTTTTACATTGTTACCACAATTTACACAAATAGATATAGTACACACCAACATTAACTTCAGGCTGCTTCTTGACGTTAGGGACTGTGTCAATTGTAACATCATCCGCCAAGTTCTAAGGAAAAATGAGTAAATTAAGTTATAAAAGGGaatcaacaaaataaaatatatttgatTAATAGGATGAGTTTCTGGCTGAGGAAAGTACTTCTTGATTAATAGTTCGATGCATCCACCCAGTTGTTATTGCCTAGCTTACAAACCACCAGAAGCTCAAGACACCAATCATTGACTGAAACCAGGACGTAATCACAATCAAGGTAAAAAAGAGGATGTTGTTGTGGGTTctgaaatatttaaaaagtaacAAATTTCTTACCTTAGTGGCATTCATTTTCAATTATGATGTGTCCATACAAACTTGTTTGATTGCATTAACCTCAGCCAAGTCACCTGCTAAGTGGCATGAGCATCGATATAGGTCCCCTGTACAAAGCAGGATTCATCAGCTTTTACATGAACATGAGAATATGAACTTGTTTTAGACGAATGTGCCCATTTTGATCCTGGTTGCTTGCTATTACTACCTcagttcctatttataagttacATGTAAGTAATTCTCACACATTTGATAGTCTTAAATAAGAaaatgatgttaatttttttaaactacCTCCTAtgaaaaaactaacaaaatttAGTGATAAGCGTTAAATGTAAAGGGTAAACTTAGGAAAAAGTATTTAAAATCACGGATATTTTAAAGTGACTTATACTAAGAGACTGAAAAACTTTTAGATTTTTATTTCTTACCTCTTCATAAGAACCCCAACTTTAGTCCATCAGACCTTGGATTTGTCATGTGACGAGCATCACACGTTATGGCACCTTCCAGATATTTTGCAGCTATTTTGGCTTCCCTTTTTGTTGCACTCTCCAAGCTCTCCATTACCTGTTCTCAGTGATAGAAAATCAAAAGTTGTCAGCATTGGAATTTCATTAGGTaaatcaaatatatatacaCTTCGATATACTAAAGAAAATTTTGGGTTTGAGGTTCTACCATCACACCAGAGCCTTCATCCAGACCAAAACCATCGCAATCTTTGTCCCATGGTCTTGAAGCCTTCTTGGGGTCTTCATGCCTCTGAGGCAAAGCCCTGCAGGCAATAAAGCCTCCAACACTGGTAGGAATGATTGAAGCTTCAGCCCCACCAACCACCATAACATCTGCTTCCCCTCTTCTGGTATGATAAGCAGCTGcataaaagcaataatttgctGCTACAGAAGCTGCGGAAATGGAGTAATTGGGACCCATTAGAGAGCCTATAATAtgtgaaaatttaaattaaaagattatgtatttctcaaaatctaatTTCTGTCAAGTACCTTTGATACTACTTCCAAATTAACCATAGAGCATAATAAACATGACCAATACTGTTTGCAGATAAATCTCTTGATTCCAGAGTATTCTCTGTTGACCATGCATCCTTTAATCTACTCGAGAAAAACTACATTAAAAGAACACCAAGCACAAACATAAATTcatattgaaaagaaaaattaacataccaaaaagtaagaaaaaaaaaattaacatacaaACAATTTAAAGAACTAAAGgaattttaaataatcaaatccaccactttctaaaaaaaaaactgataaaGCAAAGGAGAGGTATGTCAGGGAAGTTGCAAAAATTAGATCAATCAGTTAAAGACATAAATGATTAAATATCTTTAACCAAAAATATACTTGGAAAACCTTCTTGCCCCATTACCAagttttttaaagaaaaaaattcaaatgtcTCCAATCTAACCAATTCACCAATGGACTTAAActaagaaatcataaattttggaTAACTGAACAATTGAACATATTCCAAATCCACCAAGCTTGGCAAACTTACCATTTCGGTAATTCCTTGAATCAAAGAAGAAAGGTATGTCAATGAGACAACctgaaatttttaatttatatacaaCGCATGTTATTAAATCAAAGTAATAACCATGTGATAGGTGTAGCCTACCTAAAATAAGTAAACCGTTAACCTTTGTGCTAGGATGAAGAAGTGGATTCTAGGTGGAAACTCTAAAAATTCAAGTTAAGGAGGAACTTGAAGAAAGAGATTCCATAAAGTAAGTGTTTGATTTTTCATGTTATATGAGTCTCTCATTGCCTCATAGATATTAATATAGACTAAGATTTTTAACACGCTGACAATACCTCCCGTAAAACTCAACCGCGAGAACGACACACAAGTACAAAGAAAAGACTAAAGGTAATCCATTGAACATAGatggtgagaattgtgataaGGCAAAAGTTTATGAGACACATGTGATCCAGAAAAGCAAGTCACTCGAATGGATGGCAAAAATGAGAATCAATGGGTTGGTTTACCAGCTTgaatgtaaaaaataaatttgagatAAATATGTAACCATGACTGCTTGCTCTCACATGAACAGGTACGAACCTCCTAAGTCTCCTTTAGCTAATTTCTCAATTTAGTTTATCAGACacaaaatgaaattgaaatattATCATACTTATATCATTCCAAAGGGTTTCATCCTTATATACATATTGCAcaaagattcaactcctattctATTTCTTCGTGGCAATGTCTCTTAAAGATTTAACCTTCATAACATTTTGTTATCCCATACACGTTCAAGCTTCTGATTTGTCCTCCTTTGACCCTAACATAGCCGGGTAAAAATATACCAAATTATTCACTTACAAAGATAAGAAAACCATTACACCATAAAAGATACCATCACAAGGATCTGTCCTTGAAGATTTTAGTGTTCCGCTCCAACTATAGGCTTCAAGTATAGTACCCTACACATCATCAAAGGGCTTTGGTTCTTcgctaatttaattaatttcactactatatttaaattatagcaCACACTCATGTtgtgaaataattaaataataataataggcTAATAAGTTTGAGGTAAATTTCAAGCTAACATCTTCCAACCCAATAAAAAACAGAATTAGAAacagcaaggaagaagaaaatttataaagaaaacaaatggGCCACAAAAAAAGCTCAACAACCAAATCAATAAACTATCAGATCAACATAACATAGATCATCATAAATGATCAAAACAGACAAAAGAAAAGGGTAAAGAAACTTAACTTGAAGAAAAGGGGATACtaataaagagcttaaaagtcaaggaaagcttgtccaccaTTTATTTGTTCTTCAAATTAGCAGGGATGCCATGTTTCTTGCACAGAGCTTCTAGTATCTTCCTCCTCATGGCATAAAAGTCCTCTTTCATCAATTTTTGAATGAAACAAACACCAACCTTGTGCATACTTTTAAAAATGATTGGAAGTAGTGTGCAATAGCAACTGTATATGAAGGATTGAGGGTTGGTTTCTCCTTCAAAGTCCATCTCTGTTTAATTTTTATAAGTTGTAATAAGAAAAAGTTAAAAGTTGTGACAATGAAATGAGGAAGTAATCAAATATATGACAAGAATAGTATTTACCTAGCCCTGTAGAATCAAAGAAGTTGCTGCCTTTATTCAAAATCTTCCTAGAAACATTAGTCATTGCAACACACACAAGCATCCCCTATTTATACAGCAGAACATAGCTACTTAAACAGACACAGACAATTCACCCATTGCTATATCTCAAAACAATGAATTCGAAAACAGGATCAACTCTAGTTTTAGGAACTTGTACGACTCACAATGCACACACCAACACAGCAAAGACCCTATTTATAAGGATATACGTGCAACAGTTTACaaacaataaaaaattgaaattgaaaataaagatCAAATCAACGAAAAGTACACATTGCGTACCAAAAAATCAAGTGAATACAGATAAAGATGAATCAAAAGTAcgaaaaaatcaaagaaaatcagTATCATTTAAAGTGATTTAGACTACTTACTGACTCAAGCATTGCTCATCCGCGATTTTCTCCTTGGGAATGCACTCAAATCTGGACTTGAGAAAAAAATGGACAAACAACAGTGAATGAAGGGAGCTGTCGAAATATGGCTGGTTCCACCAGTTCCAGCGAGCTAAACCTCCTTGAACACGGAAGGGAAGGTGAGCGTCGGCGATGATGCAATCGGAGGTAGCAGAGGCGATTTGACGGGAGCAGATGGGGAACgcaaccaagaggaagatgacgGCAACCGACGAACGCAAGAGCAATGGATGGGAAAAGCTGAGCTGTGTTGGATGAAATACACGCGACATGACCAAGAGGAAGTAGGTATCAATGTATTAGTGTTGGGTCACTCATTTGTGCAGTATGGAGCCCATTACAAAAAtgcaaaaaaagtaaaaataaatcaGGAAAAGTCATAAGAAGATGGACAGTTCAGATTGAGTATTGAAAACTGAAATCAAGGGCCAGGATTTGAGGTTTCTTAGGAATAGTAACATGAGGTTTTGCCTTAAGTAATAGTAGATAACTGTATTGAAACCCTAATGAGTGTGAATAAACAGTATtcatatattataatttaatatCAGTTACAACATGTGTTGGGTTTGTTGGATAAGttcaagggagaagatgaacgACTAAAAGTCTAAAACACATGTTGGGTTTGGTTGATTCCGCATTTCAGTTCCcacttttttttgaacgttCAGTTCCCACTTTTTCTTCTTAAATAAAAGTACAAAAAATTTATCTTCTATATTTCTTTACAACCAAACAAATGGGGGGAGAATTTAACATTTTTCCTTTCACTTTTCATTCATATTTTCCTCATACTAGATAATAAAAAATTCTACAGTTTTTCCTCATTTTCACTGACCATTTTCTTCTCTACAACCAAATGCTAAT from Lotus japonicus ecotype B-129 chromosome 2, LjGifu_v1.2 includes:
- the LOC130740490 gene encoding uncharacterized protein LOC130740490, with protein sequence MSRVFHPTQLSFSHPLLLRSSVAVIFLLVAFPICSRQIASATSDCIIADAHLPFRVQGGLARWNWWNQPYFDSSLHSLLFVHFFLKSRFECIPKEKIADEQCLSHFSRVD